One Actinomycetota bacterium genomic window, GCTGGCGCTCCATCATCTCGCGCATCGCCTCACGGCGCGCGGCCGCGGCTTCCTTCTTGCGGGCGCGTTTGGGGGAGCGTCCGTCTGGCATGGGTCCTTGTCTACCACCCCGCCCGCCCGGGAGCCATTCGGGCATCCGGTAGCATCACGCCCTCATGACGATCGTGCTCGGGATCAGGCACGGCGAGGTCCACAACCCGGAGGGCGTGATCTACGCCGGGCTGGACGGGTACGGCCTATCGGAGCTGGGTCGGGAGCAGGCGCGCCTGGCCGCCGAACCGTTGCGCGGTCTCGACGTCGAGGCGCTCTACTGCTCGCCGCTCGACCGGGCCGTGCAGACGGCGCAGGCGATCGCGGAGGCGTGCGGGACCGAGATCCGGACGGACGACCGCCTCTACGAGTGGCGCTACTGGACGCGGTGGGCGGGGAAGACCTGGGAGGACCTCCGGGACACCGACGCCGAGGCGTTCGAGGCCTACATCACCGACCCCGGCTCCCTCGTGGGAGCCGAGAGCTTCACGCAGCTGCGGACGCGCGTCACCGGGTGGCTGCGGGAGGCGCAGGAGCGTCACCCGGACGGCATCGTCGTGGCGGTGACGCACCTCGAGCCGCTGCGCGCGGCGCTCGTCGACCTCCTGGACATCCCCACCTCCGCGACCTCGTCGATCCGGATCGGGACGGGACAGGCGGTGAGGCTCGCGCC contains:
- a CDS encoding histidine phosphatase family protein, whose amino-acid sequence is MTIVLGIRHGEVHNPEGVIYAGLDGYGLSELGREQARLAAEPLRGLDVEALYCSPLDRAVQTAQAIAEACGTEIRTDDRLYEWRYWTRWAGKTWEDLRDTDAEAFEAYITDPGSLVGAESFTQLRTRVTGWLREAQERHPDGIVVAVTHLEPLRAALVDLLDIPTSATSSIRIGTGQAVRLAPDPHPEPAPLDELVALGRG